Proteins encoded within one genomic window of Pygocentrus nattereri isolate fPygNat1 chromosome 9, fPygNat1.pri, whole genome shotgun sequence:
- the pan2 gene encoding PAN2-PAN3 deadenylation complex catalytic subunit PAN2, with product MMNFEGLDPGLGEYAPSLHGTLEPGLDSTLDPALLQGVELDHDALAVPVSESVHLLEGMYSELHSVAAEVGIPVTAVHFDLQEELLWMGNHRGHASSFFGPTMGRYSSFQVHLTDDIRHIQSMDTGVLFLTKSNLKCLTRGGLIIFDYPMEEGTDMHSLLLTDNNTLLMGGLQNYVAELDLNTVQETQKFTVEVPGVAIMRQSNRFFFCGHTSGKVSLRDLRTFKMEHEFDAFSGSLSDFDVHGNLLAACGFSSRGLNGLSCDRFLMVYDLRMMRAVTPLQVHVDPLFLRFIPTYTSRLAIISQTGQCQFCEPTGLANLADIFHVNTVGQLLMSFDVSSSKQALAFGDSGGCVHLWSSAPEVSFNDYSRETELALPCLVDSLPQLDWNNELVPLSLLPMPLTNTEPLLSDWSSNLVTPSPRRAPPVDPEILRTMKTVGFIGYAPNPRTRPRNQVPYKIKEVELEYDSYNQVPESPIGRDEEPHLYMVPKKYRKVTIKYSKLGLEDFDFKHYNRTLFAGLEPHIPNAYCNCMIQVLYFLEPIRCLVQNHLCQKEFCLACELGFLFHMLDLSRGDPCQASNFLRAFRTIPEASALGLILADSDEQTGKARLGRLIQSWNRFILTQLHQETQEQEGPQAYRGTSSSSLGSSGESVIGRLFGCEVENSSLCRCGKETVRSSLTLLFTMHYPEQSSVDKVQEYDFTEILKKSICLEQSTQAWCENCEKYQPTVQTRNIRCLPDVLVINCEVNSVKEAEFWKAQAEFAFNKALKKEAAEPPKPKEPLPTEWCIDDVLCNVEGLSSDTCAEDLRHVWIPLSMKMCISKAHGLEVCSWPEGEELSAEDEAEGAAVYDLVVTVPHILDARTGGNLVAHIKVGETYHQRKEGVTHQQWYLFNDFLIETIDKTEAAQFDVSWKVPAIIYYAKRNYHSKYDLRIKNPIEASVLLTEASLARKQRKSHATFIPLMVSEMPQAGDLVGLDAEFVTLNQEEAELRSDGTKSTIKPSQMSVARITCVRGQGPNEGVPFIDDYISTQEQVVDYLTQYSGIKPGDLDAKISSKHLTTLKSTYLKLRFLIDTGVRFVGHGLQKDFRVINLLVLKDQVIDTVYLFHMPRKRMISLRFLAWYFLDLNIQSETHDSIEDARTALQLYRKYLELSRGGQDEFRKVLKGLYEKGRKLDWKVPDVDSADGQGSPKGTAVFPSVLGL from the exons ATGATGAACTTCGAGGGTTTGGATCCGGGCCTGGGCGAGTATGCACCAAGCCTGCACGGGACCCTGGAGCCCGGCTTGGATTCGACCCTCGATCCAGCTTTGCTCCAAGGCGTGGAGTTGGACCACGACGCCCTGGCCGTGCCTGTGTCCGAGTCAGTGCACCTGCTGGAAGGCATGTACTCGGAGCTTCATAGCGTGGCAGCAGAAGTCGGCATCCCTGTAACAGCTGTGCACTTTGACCTGCAGGAAGAGCTGCTGTGGATGGGGAACCACCGG GGACATGCAAGCTCCTTTTTCGGTCCCACCATGGGTCGCTACTCGTCTTTCCAGGTGCACCTGACCGATGATATCCGCCATATTCAGAGCATGGACACAGGTGTTCTGTTTCTGACCAAGAGCAACCTCAAGTGCCTTACTCGCGGAGGCCTCATCATATTTGACTACCC GATGGAAGAGGGCACTGACATGCACAGTTTGCTGCTCACTGACAATAACACACTGCTCATGGGAGGCTTGCAGAACTACGTTGCTGAGTTGGATCTGAATACAGTGCAGGAGACACAGAAA TTCACAGTGGAGGTTCCTGGTGTGGCCATCATGAGGCAGTCCAATCGTTTCTTCTTCTGTGGTCACACATCTGGAAAG GTGTCTTTGAGAGATTTGCGCACGTTTAAAATGGAGCACGAGTTTGACGCTTTCTCTGGCAGTCTGTCAGATTTTGACGTGCACGGCAACCTGCTGGCAGCGTGCGGCTTCTCAAGCCGTGGCCTCAATGGCCTCTCCTGTGACCGCTTCCTCATGGTGTACGACCTGCGCATGATGCGGGCTGTGACACCTCTGCAGGTGCATGTGGACCCCCTCTTCCTCCGCTTTATTCCCACCTACACTTCCCGCCTAGCCATCATCTCCCAGACGG GTCAGTGTCAGTTCTGCGAGCCAACTGGTCTTGCCAATCTTGCTGACATCTTCCATGTGAACACGGTGGGCCAGCTGCTCATGAGCTTCGATGTGTCGTCGAGCAAGCAAGCTCTGGCCTTTGGCGACTCAGGTGGCTGCGTGCATTTGTGGTCCAGCGCCCCGGAGGTCTCCTTTAACGATTACTCACGAGAGACTGAGCTAGCCCTACCCTGCCTGGTGGACTCTCTCCCTCAACTGGACTGGAATAATGAGCTGGTGCCTCTGTCTTTGCTGCCTATGCCTCTTACAAATACAGAGCCTCTGCTCTCAGACTGGTCAAGCAACCTCGTCACTCCGAGCCCCAG ACGAGCACCACCTGTGGATCCAGAGATCCTGAGGACAATGAAAACGGTTGGGTTTATTGGATATGCCCCGAACCCTCGCACACGTCCCAGAAATCAG GTCCCCTATAAGATAAAGGAGGTGGAGCTTGAGTATGACAGCTATAACCAAGTACCAGAATCTCCAATTGGTCGAGATGAGGAGCCTCACCTTTACATGGTGCCAAAGAAGTATAGAAAG GTCACCATCAAGTACTCCAAACTGGGCCTGGAAGACTTTGACTTCAAGCACTACAACAGGACTCTGTTTGCTGGTCTGGAGCCTCATATACCCAATGCTTACTGTAACTGTATGATCCAG GTGCTGTATTTCCTGGAGCCGATCAGGTGCCTGGTGCAGAATCACCTGTGCCAAAAGGAGTTCTGTCTGGCCTGTGAGCTTGGCTTCCTCTTTCATATGCTGGATCTCAGCAGAGGAGACCCCTGCCAG GCCAGTAATTTCTTGCGTGCATTCCGGACCATCCCTGAGGCATCTGCGCTTGGCCTGATTCTAGCTGACTCTGACGAGCAGACAGGGAAGGCCAGATTGGGGAGGCTGATCCAGAGCTGGAACCGCTTCATCCTCACACAGCTGCACCAGGAGACCCAGGAGCAGGAAGGACCTCAGGCCTACAGAGGAACCAGCAGCAG ttCTCTGGGCTCGTCAGGGGAGTCTGTGATTGGCAGGCTGTTTGGCTGTGAGGTGGAGAACAGCAGTCTGTGTCGCTGTGGAAAGGAGACGGTGCGGTCTTCTCTCACTCTGCTCTTCACCATGCACTACCCTGAGCAGAGCTCCGTCG ACAAGGTCCAGGAGTACGACTTCACTGAGATCCTGAAGAAGAGCATCTGTCTGGAGCAGAGCACACAGGCCTGGTGTGAAAACTGTGAGAAATATCAACCTACA GTGCAGACCCGGAACATCCGCTGTTTGCCAGATGTGCTGGTGATAAACTGTGAGGTGAACAGTGTTAAAGAGGCAGAATTCTGGAAGGCCCAAGCAGAG TTTGCATTCAACAAGGCCCTCAAGAAGGAGGCAGCAGAGCCTCCGAAACCCAAGGAGCCTCTCCCTACAGAGTGGTGCATAGA TGATGTGCTCTGCAATGTGGAGGGCTTGTCCTCTGACACTTGTGCAGAAGACCTGAGGCACGTGTGGATCCCACTCAGTATGAAGATGTGTATCAGTAAAGCTCATGGTCTGGAGGTATGCAGCTGGCCCGAGGGTGAGGAG TTAAGTGCGGAGGACGAGGCAGAGGGGGCTGCTGTGTATGACCTGGTGGTCACTGTGCCCCACATCCTTGATGCCCGTACGGGGGGTAACCTGGTAGCCCATATCAAAGTTGGTGAGACATATCATCAGAGGAAAGAG GGAGTAACTCATCAGCAGTGGTATCTCTTCAATGACTTCTTGATTGAGACTATTGATAAG ACTGAAGCAGCTCAGTTTGATGTGAGCTGGAAGGTTCCAGCCATCATATACTACGCCAAGAGGAACTACCACTCGAAATATGACCTACGCA TTAAAAACCCCATTGAAGCCAGTGTGCTACTGACAGAAGCCTCGTTGGCACGAAAACAGCGGAAAAGTCATGCCACCTTCATCCCTCTAATGGTTAGCGAGATGCCGCAGGCAGGAGACCTTGTGGGACTGGACGCAGAATTTGTCACACTGAACCAG GAAGAAGCTGAGCTGAGAAGTGATGGGACCAAGTCCACCATTAAACCCAGTCAGATGTCTGTGGCTCGCATTACATGTGTGAGGGGACAGGGGCCCAACGAAGGAGTTCCTTTCATCGACGACTACATCTCAACACAGGAACAG GTGGTCGACTACTTGACCCAGTACTCTGGCATCAAACCTGGAGATCTGGACGCCAAGATTTCCTctaaacacttaaccactctgaAGTCCACTTACCTCAAACTCCGTTTTCTGATTGACACTGGAGTGCGTTTTGTTGGCCATGGATTACAAAAAGATTTCCGGGTCATAAACTTGTTG GTGCTGAAGGATCAGGTAATAGACACGGTCTACCTCTTCCACATGCCCAGGAAACGAATGATCTCTTTGCGTTTCCTTGCCTGGTACTTCCTTG ACTTAAACATTCAGAGTGAGACTCATGACAGTATAGAGGACGCTCGCACGGCCCTGCAGCTGTACAGGAAATACCTGGAGCTGAGCCGCGGGGGACAGGATGAGTTCCGAAAAGTTCTGAAGGGGCTGTATGAAAAGGGACGGAAGCTGGACTGGAAAGTACCTGATGTGGACTCTGCTGATGGTCAGGGTAGCCCAAAAG GTACTGCTGTGTTCCCTTCAGTGCTTGGCTTATGA
- the LOC108432174 gene encoding uncharacterized protein LOC108432174 translates to MRQSCARRSTRAETCTQTHGEEEQSSTLLLEDPRSKQLQDNNMGSFRCLAIVAALLALVFECAHGAPAGARTKRHLDYSAGRTLATQLNEKARYLYREVEIPNELAVVSDPPLMIRPEDKCDPDSLQSNAEPCLSKVILALKNYSRIFGDNGLFREEYTKCSKWRASATDVFNITTQLLRALKEQVEAQEPLKLEKWMSEVFLCRDSVDRLYSFSILTARIFNFLSHHHNKG, encoded by the exons ATGAGGCAGAGCTGCGCGAGGAGATCAACTCGTGCAGAAacttgcacacaaacacacggcGAGGAGGAACAGAGCTCAACTTTACTCCTGGAGGACCCTCGATCAAAACAACTACAAGACAACAACATGGGATCGTTTCGGTGTCTCGCGATTGTCGCAGCGCTCTTAGCGCTTGTTTTCGAGTGCGCGCACGGGGCTCCAGCGGGAGCGCGCACCAAGAGACACCTGGACTACAGCGCAGGGAGAACCCTGGCCACGCAGCTCAATGAAAAAGCCAGATACTTATACAGAGAG gTTGAGATCCCAAACGAGCTGGCTGTAGTCAGTGACCCTCCACTGATGATCCGTCCTGAGGACAAATGTGATCCTGACAGCCTTCAGAGCAATGCAGAG CCTTGCCTGTCGAAAGTCATTCTTGCtttgaaaaactacagcagGATCTTTGGGGACAATGGACTGTTTCGGGAAGAGTACACCAAGTGCAGTAAATGGCGAGCCAGTGCCACTGATGTTTTTAACATAACTACACAACTCCTGCGTGCACTGAAG GAGCAAGTAGAAGCTCAAGAGCCATTGAAATTGGAGAAGTGGATGAGCGAAGTTTTCCTGTGTCGTGACAGCGTGGACCGACTGTATTCCTTCTCCATCCTAACAGCTCGTATCTTCAACTTTTTGTCTCACCATCACAATAAAGGATGA